The genomic window TTGTGtaagggtagtaagttggtggtctgttgatctccctctggtggtgtggggtctgtgctttggcaaagtcggtgaggttatatcctgcctgtttggccctgtctggcgGTAACGTCGGACAGGGCCACAATGTCCCCCAACCCCGTCTAAGTgcccagtatctatgctgcaatagtctgtgtgtgtgtgtgtgtatctggtgtcctgtgtgatcttAAGTATGCTCACTCTTGAATGCTCACTCTTGAATCTtaaagaacaatctggccttaatggccatgttctgttataatctctaccggGCACGgtcagaagaagactggccacatCTCAGAGTCTGGTTCCCCTCTagattcctgcctttctagggagtttttccgagccacAGTGCttttacatctgcattgcttgccgtttggggttttaggctgggtttctgtacagcactttgtgacatctgatgATGTTCTGTAAATACATTTGGTTGATTGAGTAATGGATTATGATGTGCATTATGCGATTGCTTCCGTCTTTCTGCCAGTGGCTGTAAGCAGACCATGCACAGGTGGTGCTTTAATTCgagaggatgggctcgtggtaaaggctggagcggaataggtggaatggtttcaaatacatcaaacacatggtctcCAGGTATTTGATGCCATTCAACTTGGTCCGTTCCAGCCAATATTATGAGCCGTCAccacctcagcagcctccactgataccaTGTCAGCTGAAGTGTGGTGAGCATTCTGAAGTAAAATGGCTGCCAGGGCATCACCCATAGGGTGCTACACATGGTGGTGGTTGAGGGGAGTTTCTCCTCATACTATGTAAAAGAGCGTTGAGTGTGTGGAAAAGCAAGATATAAATTGATCATCAATCAATAGATAGCCTGTGTACCTCAGTGACATATTGCAGCATAGTCATGCGTGCCAACTTCTCCTGGATAGCTCCATAGGTGTGGATCTTACTGCCAAACTGGACCCTGTTGGCTGCATGGTCCACCTGGGAAAAGAGACAGGACAGGCGTCAGTAGGGGAGGTCAAGAAGTGCTAAAATCAACACAGTAACAGAGCTTCAATGAGACTAGACAGACTCAACTGAAGGGCAAATAGgaggtaacactttatttggatagtcccacACAGCGTTACTCACAGCCTGGGTGATGACTCCCTTCATGGTGCCGGAGAGGGCGGCGGCCATGCCGAAGCGCCCGTTGTTGAGGATGGCCATGGCCACCTTGAAGCCGCCACCTACCTCTCCCAGGACATTCTCAATGGGTACCGGGACGTTCTCAAAGTACACCTCCGCCGTGTTGGACGCCTTAATGCCCATCTTCTTCTCAGGGGGACCGCTGGAGGAGGTAGAAGGTAAGGAAATGTTAACGATACACGTCGTTGTGTCTTATCTACCTTCGATGAATGCATTGACAATATGTCACCTGGATAAGAGTGTTTGtttagggcctcccgagtggagcagcggtctaaggcactgcatcgcagtggcgtcactacagacccgggatCGATCCCGGGCTGTCTCACAACTGGCCATGACctggagtctcatagggcagtgcacaattgacccagcatcgtccgggttaggggaaggtttggccggggtggcttcacttggctcatcgtgctcttgCAACTCCTTGAGGCggatgtttcctctgacacattggtgcacctggcttccgggttaagaggaTGGGAGTTAAGGAGCGcggtttggcaggtcatgtttcggaggacgcatgactcgaccttggCCTCTCCCTAGCCCGTTGGGgattgcagcgatgagacaagatcgtaattgaaAAATGGGGGGTGTATACGAAAAGTGATTGCTTAAAAATTAAAAcgattttgttttgtcttttagtCTGCAACTTCTTTAAAAAATGTGGATGTGCATCTTCAGGACAAAAACTTCTTAAAATATTCACTAAAAACAAGACTATGGACAGACAGAAAATATAGAGACTGGGATAGTCATTAAATCAACAATCATGTGAAGCTTCTAACaagaaacatacagtacatactcttACGTAAATTCCCCCATTTCAGACCTCCCTCTTCcaatccctcccttcctccatatCTTTATCcaccacccatccctccatccaccacTCACTGTGTCACTCCTCCGAAGCTCCTCTCCACAATAAAGGCTGTGATTTTGTCTTTCATTTGTCCTGTCTTCTCATCCATCATGGGCATCTTGGCAAACACTGTGAAGATCTCAGCCAGACCACCATTActgacaacacagacacagagtcaGGATAAGTCAAAGAAAACAATAGCAATACTGTATACAACCACAACTCTATATTAGGAccaaagcttgtggaaggctacccgaaacatttgacctaagttaaaaggcaatgctaccaaatactaattgagtgtatgtatacttctgagccactgggaatgtgatgaaagaaataaaagctgaaataaatctttctactgttattctgacatttcacatttgtaaaataaagtggtgatcctaacggacctaagacagggaatttttactagtattaaatgttatgaattgtgaaaactgagtttaaatgtatttggctgtgtatgtaaacttccaatgtagctatgactgtgtacaggACATAAACCACACAGTGTTTGCGCCATACTAAATGACAGCACAATGTTGGTGGTCCTGCAGTACCTGATCCAGATCTTGCCTCCATTGAGGATGTAGTGTTTTccacagggagagagggtagcGAGGGTCTTTATGGACGCAGCGTCAGAGCCACTGGCGGgttcagtcagacagaaagccgCCAGGGTCTCACCTAGATaaaagaggaaagaagaggaagaaaaatAAGAGAAATAAGGCCAATAGATTTGAAATGCCTTATAGGTGGAATTACAGTCTAGGTATTATTATACATAGGCAGAAGCAAATAAAATGACTGTAAGAGAGAGTAACGACAAAGCctctttattttacctttatttaactaggcaagtcggttaagaacaaaatgctattttcaatgacgacctactggggaacagtgggttaactgccttgtcaggGGCAggaggacagatttgtacctcgtcagctcggggattcgaccactaggctacctgccgcctctctCTCACCTGTGGCCAGCTTGGGCAGGTATTTCTCCTTCTGGGCGGGACTACCAACCAGCAGGATGCCCTTGAAACCGATGGACTGGTGGGCACCCAGAGTGATGCCAACCCCCAGGTCGTGCTGGCCCACGATCTCCACCAGCCTGGCATACTGTTCAATAAAAAAGGACGTTAAAACATTAGTGTACTTAATTTACACAGTACTCTAACAGTCTGGTGTACTATTGTCAGAGGAcacaaaggtttaaaaaaaactaaaaaaacagCTGAGTCTTGAAGGTTATTTTGCTGCCATCCTTATCAAGAGCAACATACATAGCTCAGTTTCATGCTGACTTGTTTCGACATGGATATTCTACCACAGGCACATCATTCTTTATCCAGTGGTCTAAGACATGGCTTGAACTTTATGGTAGCATCCTTCACAAACAGCAGCTACGCCACCAACACCTTACAGTGCCTCCAGAAAGATTTTACACattttattctaaaatatatatatattttccccctcggcaatctacacacaatacccaataatgacaaagcaaaaacaggtttttagaaacgtgtacaaatatatttaaaaaataagtaaatatcacattgacataagtattcagaccatttactcagtactttgttgaagaacctttagcagcaattacagcctcgagtcttgggtatgacgctacaagcttggcacacctgtatttggggagtttctcccattcttctctgccaatcctctcaagctcggtcaggttggatggggagcattgctgtacagctattttcaggtcaagagatgttcgatcgggttcaagttaaggctaggccactcaaggacatccagagacttgtcctgaagccactcctgcgtcgtcttggctgtgtgcttagggttggggcggtagggtagcccagtggttagagcgttggacaagtaaccggaaggttgcaagttcaaacccccgagctgacaaggtacaaatatgtcgttctgcccctgaacaggcagttaacccactgttcctaggccgtcattgaaaataagaatttgttcttaactgacttggctagttaaataaaggttatagttttttttttaaatgcctagttaaatgaagttaaataaataaatagggttgttgtcctgttggaaggtaaaactttgccccagtctgtcctgagcgctttggagcaggttttcatcaaggatctctctgtactttgttcctttcatctttccctcaatcccgactcgtctaccagtccctgccgctgaaaaacatgcccacagcaacatgctgccaccaccatgcttcaccgtagggatggtgccaggtttcctacagacgtgacgcttggcattctgatggttgtccttctggaaggttctcagaggagctccagagctctgtcagagtgaccatcgagttcgtggtcacctccctgaccaaggtccttcgcTTCCTCAGTTTGGCCTGACGGCCAGCTCTATggagaatcttggtggttccaaacctcttccatttaagaattatggaggccactgtgttcttggggaccttcaatgctaaagacatgttttggtaccctttcccagatctgtgcctcgacacaatcctgtctcggagctctacggacaattcctttgacctcatggcttggattttgctctgacatgcaccgtcaactatgggaccctatatagacatacgtgtgcctttccaaattgaAGTTATCAAGTAGTAGAAagagctcaaggatgatcaatggaaacaggatccacctgagcttaatttcgagactcaaagcaaaaggtctgaatacttacggaaataaggtgtttgttttttatatttaataatttagtaaaaatgtctaaaaccctgttttcgatttgtcattatggggtattatgtgtagattgctgagaattaaaatatttatttaatgcattttagaataaggctgtaacataacaaaatgtgggggggggggggaaatcaaggggtctgaatactttccaaaggcactgtatatgcatcaTTGCACACGTGTGCTGGTATTTCTGCTGACCTGTGTATTGTGTGTTGGTACAGTACACTGAATAGACTGTGTTCTTGCTGTATAGAGGTAAAAGGGTATCCCTGCTTACCTGCGTCCTGGTTGGTGTATTGCTCTtaaggtgtgcgtgtgtgtgtgtctgtctgtctgtgtccctgtgtgttacCCCCCCAGGTCAGTGTGTGTTTTTAACTATGCTTGTTGGGAACCAGAATTCCCCACaacaatagtaaacaaacaaaaatttgaccaaATAGGGACATTTTGTTATCcgcacaaggtcaaatgctatttcaaTGGGGTTTAGTGTTAGAAACTAGGGTAtgggttagggaaaatataatttttgggaattgtgtgtccccacaaggttagttgtacaagactgtgtgtgtatagagATAAAGGTGTATGTTCTCACCTGTGTGTTGGTGAGGCCCACACCCCCAAGGTCCTGGGGGACCTGCAGACCAAATGCCCCCATCTCTTTCAGGCTTTCCATGGTGCTGTCCTCCACCTTCTCCAGGGAGTCATTCTTTGCTGGGTCATTCACCTCCTACAGCAtaccatatatacagttgaagttggaaggttACCTACACTTTAATctatgaagagcacagggcaccagtggcgaatttgccaatctttgtgttctctggcaaatgccaaacgtcctgcacggtgttgggctgtaagcacaacccccacctgtggacgttgggcactcataccaccctcatggagtctgtttctgaccgtttgagcagacacatgcacatttgtggcctgttgGAGGTCATCTTGCAGGGCCCTGGCAGTGCtcatcctgctcctccttgcacaaaggcggatgtagcggtcctgctgctgggttgttgccctcctacggcctcctccacgtctcctgatgtactggcctgtctcccggtagcgcctccatgctctggacactacgctgacagacacagcaaaccttcttgccacagctcgtattgatgtgccatcctggatgagctgcactgcctgagccacttgtgtgggttgtagactcagtctcatgctaccactagagtgaaagcaccgccagcattcaaaagtgaccaaaacatcagccaggaagcataggaactgagaagtggtctgtggtccccacctgcagaactactcctttattgggggtgtcttgctaattgcctataatttccaccggttgtctattccatttgcacaacagcatgtgaaatttattgtcaatcagtgttacttcctaagtggacagtttgatttcacagaagtgtgattgacttggagttacattgtgttgtttaagtgttccctttatttttttgagcagtaatatatatatatatatatataacccacGAGCCAGCCCGAGAAACAGAGGTCAGTTACAACCTGGGCCGTGTTCAGTAGTAATGAAATGGAGGAATACGGTCCAATACAGACAATAATCTAACAGATAATCGAAActatctgaacttgtccaataagaaacattttgctacggtgtTCCCTAATGAAGATGACCCTGATGACAAATCTAGTGGCAGTAAAGAAATTTAGCTTGAATAACTTAAGAGGAAatgtgtgttgtggtttactatttgtaaaaataaaataaacatttggtcacaaaaacaagaaaaaggTGAACTGAAACTCACTTCAAAGAATTTGGAAACGGGTGGGACTAACTCCTGGAGGAACTGGGTCTGCTCCTCGTTCATCACTGGAAAACAGCAAAAAGACCACAACCGTTAGATGTTCCAACATGTCTCCTTTACATCATCGCTAAGTGGCTGCATAACAATACATGACTAGTCCATTCACCTGAGGGGAAGGGAAAGACCTGCGAGGGGTTGATCTGGCCCTTGAACATGTTGACGGCGAAAGACTGGGACTCCTACAAGAGATACATGGAGTCATGTTGATAGATCATCAACTGTCACAAAAAAAAGCAGGAAATGCATACTGTACTTCCTAATGCATTTCAGAGGGATCTAAGCGCAGCTCAGTCATAATTGTTGATCttgaactttaaaaaaaaaaacatggagacCCAAACAGTAGCCACATCCAGTATGGACAACCTCAGTGAAGGAGTACTTTATAGGGAGGAAGGCTGATCTAAGAACACATACCACGCTCTGTGCCTTCTTGGCAGTGGCTGCCTTGGTTGCTGTGGTGGTGCCAACAGCCTGCTTGTCCAGTACTGCCTGTagagagacaaacacaaacaAGCAATGTCATACAGCGAGAAGAGATtacaaccatagaaatataatctcaTTCTAGTTCTATGGTTACAATATGTTAGAGAGATAGGGACTGAAAGAAGTGAATTTCCGATGGATTATTGATAGGTAGGATCAGGATAATTGAATGGAGTGGTACAGTACTTTAGACAGGGGAAATGGGCAACAATCACAAAGGGGTTTGTGAAAACTACAGTAGGAGACCCTGCTCCTATACACAATGATTAAATATGAAAGATAAACAATATATGACTCTTAAGAATCTGAGTGTTCATTTAAAAACAAGGCAACATTAAACATGCCCCCCACAAATGATGTCTTGGGTCCAATTAGTGACAACAATTTAAGCTCAAAATGGGACAACATGCTTGATATAAGTTCAGAATTTCAGTTGATTACTATAGTACCACCCTTGGGCCtatcagtgtaattttgtaaatgacagatATCTATGGCAAGACACATCATTCACTCAAGTTGTCAAAATCAGGCCAGTGGTGTCTGGGATGTCGAGTGGGTTAGCAAGACTCATAGCTTTAAGTGTTTTTCACAAAAAATTTAATGGCAGAAAATCCATCATGGTGGACCGTATGGGTCCATGAGGAAAATGTGTTCCTTGTGAGGAGAGGGACCTATTGtcgcattcaagacaactgggaactctggagaataaaaaaaaaagaagctccaACTGGGATTTTGTTTtcaacggtcatccaactcaaaattccaagtcggaaacttgggtctctttctagagctctgactttccgacctggagatcactgacatcatgatttgacctcttTTTTCCCCCCAGTTGAAGTGAAAGCACCATATGTACCGAATTTCGTGACTTTAGATCAAACGGGGTGAGGGGCGTGACCTTTTCATGTATGCATTTTCAATCACTTGTTATAGCGCCACCATCTGGTCTGCCAGTGATATTTTGTAAGTGCCGGATATCTATGGCAACAATAGcccatcacttgtgaatgatgcccagcttacGGCAAAAACAGCCCAATGTCTTTTTTTGCAACTTCTacaaatcatagtcgcacacctcatgtagcccagcccatagtcctatatgttttgataaggtttgtatcacaactcaagtggccaaataacttcttaaaattaagcacatgaaTCCGCTTTACAATGGGTGTAGAGTCTAACTGGCACACCTACACAGAGCATGAGTTTCAAGTtaggggaagatcattttcaccataagaatgcacctttataataaaagcattacatgcataatcacatttgggtcacttttgataatggtgttttcaaGCTAATGGGACATTCACACTTCAAgcattgctgtgcttataatgtgtagaaatagcctaatagctggtcaacattttaagctaaacgttctgatgtTGTGTCAGCCACATTGCGTAAAATATGTTATTTGATGCTAgaatttgtattcatttgggatctatcgcatcccaacaactgtcccagactatgtttggaatatgtatttctcgcacagaatagttGGACCTTTGTACtatggggatagtagattgacattggCTAgggcttttgctgttcgttaggcctactcatcttgttggctgacgaaaagtaaatgtggacagttcttccaatatgcACCTTGGAATGGGATAAGGACATGTGCAGTTGCGTCCTCGATATGTCAGTCTTCACACTCTCactagcctgtgagaaagacccaatcGTGTGACAGAGAACCATGTGAATGACAGGTGCTTTGGCACGCAGCCAGGAGAAgggaattgtaattattttttcagcccaagggcacaacggccactaaCCGCAAACGGTATGGActttttttagggggcattacggccacacataTAGATGATGCAACTgggaaatttgaggcattatcaactgcttgtcaaattgtgaatgagagactgatgaagtgtgtaaagcctgcgcaaaaaaacaacaaagtagagctcatgcctttgatgtgacttttttcaaatcctcattactctcatcatgcagccttacaatgcaTTAAAAATCAAAAGCATATAGCCCATCATATGTATGACAACTAAAGTTtcataactctaaatgaagcatattggagtacctgtttctttgttaacactcaacacagaatagccacgtgcgcactccctcaaattgtTTGGATAAAATAtcctttatgatagccacattagcagctaattagcgttTCATTTTTGGGAGGTGAATACAGGCACATATATTGATAAAGGTCACTTTgtctgagagagatttacatggttatcaaaacgtcacgccagggtaagcctacacccaacagcccttattttaagtgtttctacaATCCCCTTTGGGAAAAATGTATGGTGggaaaacaattggaaccatttccctgtttgaccactaggttttatggttattatgactcatactgtggtactctattgaCATGGTCATTGGTCAGACACATGTACTGTGTGACCTGGCTGTGTCCTGCTGTCCCCTGTCTATCATTGAATGGAAATAGAACTCAGCGCCACCTATAACCTAGATTGGAGTCACGTGAGTCCACGGTGAACTTTCCCCCACTTCTCGATGCTATTACGTATCCTGATGGATATGGTAGGTCCATATAGGTTACCTCCACTGGAAGCAATGTCATCCTTTTATCAGTTACGCTTATCTCATTTGGATAACATTTTATTAATACAACATTATGACGTAGCATGGTTTGTTTCAACACCTGAACACATAACCCATGAGCTGTCAAGATGGCAACATAAACGCCTCTGTTTAGAATAATCACTGTTACAATGTTTGTTCATTGATACAATGTTTCCAATTTTAGCAGGAAAACGAGTGCGTGGCTGTGAGTGTTGTGTTTTATGACAGCGCACTGCCTACCTCCGCGGCCTGAGAAGAAGCATAGAGGCGGGCATTCTGCGTGGCTGCTGCTCCGATCTGCTTCTGAATCCTACACGAATACAAATACGAATAGAAAATTATTgaatgtatataaatatatagttttAAAGCTGTTTTGTCAGTGAGAATGTATTTACTTACCCGGAAAAGGCAGGGGAGATACGAAGTGCTGTGCACAACGCAGGAGTCAAACTCACTTTGCCCAAAAGCATATTGAACGACCGCCTTAACTATCTATAGAATTAGGTTAAAGAGATCTGTTTGATCTTGTGTCCCGAATCAGCGCTCCGAATGGACGAATTTGTCCTTCTGAGTCAAAATCTGTGACTTATTCAAGTAGGCTGCTGCCGTTGTGTAACCTAGAAAAAATTACACTGAAGAAAATGGCCAGAGCATAGAAAGAGTATTCTAGACACACCAGCTGCCTGTCTGACCGGGTCTAGACAGCGCATACGGAAGACTTGTCTAGCTTCTTGGAATCTATGCACAGGACACAGCGGAAATACGGAAGTGTAGGCTGCATAGAGTGACGAGGTGGAGGAGGAGCTCCGTAGACTCTTCCTGTCCAGAGGTAATATAGCAATTCATTGTAGCTCTGTAGAGTCTCTATTTTATCTACTTTTCTAGAGCCAATTAGCTTGTTCCATTCCTGGATTACTCATTATACTAATACATTCCGATTTAAATCAACAAATGCGATAGTTTAAAAAAGGTTAAAGGGGCATAGGCTGTGTTGGCAAAATCACTACATATCCCATCCAGTTGTCATAGTTCCAAGACCAGTCAGAAACGTCCAGGTACGCAAATGACTCCTGTGGAACTCAAAACTGAATTTGCATCCAGATTAACGCCTTGATCACGCCGACAGTGTTTCGCGCAAAATGGTACACAGCATCATCTgaatatgtgtgcaacaaaagttcatcATTCATCAGTTCACCTTCTGCTACAATTTCTGTCACGCCTTGATCATAACGAGGCTAATGCCGCATTCCATACTTCTGATGTACCAATATTCTGTTGGTGTAATCAAGGTGTAAGCAGCAATATAATAATTGTTTTACCACAGGACAGATAAACTGAACCAGTCATGACTATTCACCAAAACAATAAATATTTGTCAAGTTTCTTTCCAGCGAATTTCTAAGTTACATGGTTGTATAACTAGGAGTTTTGAAGATGAGGGTGCAGTATTTATGAAGCGTGGCAATGTGGATGAAAAATAGTTATAGTTTTTATCGAATTAATATTTCCTATTACATGACAAGATAAAACTCGAGTAAAGAGTCCTGcctcttttattttatttgaatctgaaATCAAACAACATAAatggttttgttttttgtttttattgtcTAAGGAAACATTACATAACGAGAAATTGAATAACCAATCATTTGAATAATCAATAATTTGATTAttaaaatattgtttttttaatTATCGGTTCTGGTTCAAGCCATACTCTACGTGTTGACCAATTAATCGTCGTGGCTTCCTGACAACACAGAACATAAATGGGTTATTTTCATGTTTTTGATCTGCATAttgttacagtttttttttctcatttatgTTTTGAAGTTGGACTTTAGCACGTATAGCTAAAGTCCAACACGTATCTGCCCAAAGATACGCGTGTGAACAATAGTGATGTGCAGTTCACGAACGATTCGTTCTTTTTGAACCACTCATTTTACTGACTCAAGAGTCATTATTCTTTTTTTCTGAGTGACTGGTTCATTTTAGTCACTAATTCTTTTGGCCTTCCTGCTGGCCggaatgaattctacagcaggattaaagTCTATTGATGCTTGTTCCGAACATGTGGTCCAGAGGCACTGTGTGGAGGGCGTGACACAATTGCAGAGCCTCCGAGGCTTGCGAAGGCCAAATCGAGCTCAGTACGGTGATGCCATGAGCCTCCCAGATTTTGTAACAATGTGGAGGGCTCCACATAGCTCCGTTTAGCTCTGTATTGACATGATTGGGTGATAGTAGGTGGGggcggtacatcctgtataaaaaCAAATTAGCTTCCTTGACAACAAACATGGAGAACTTTACCAAAAGGCTATTAGAACaagttcacaaaa from Oncorhynchus mykiss isolate Arlee chromosome 15, USDA_OmykA_1.1, whole genome shotgun sequence includes these protein-coding regions:
- the acadvl gene encoding very long-chain specific acyl-CoA dehydrogenase, mitochondrial, coding for MLLGKVSLTPALCTALRISPAFSGIQKQIGAAATQNARLYASSQAAEAVLDKQAVGTTTATKAATAKKAQSVESQSFAVNMFKGQINPSQVFPFPSVMNEEQTQFLQELVPPVSKFFEEVNDPAKNDSLEKVEDSTMESLKEMGAFGLQVPQDLGGVGLTNTQYARLVEIVGQHDLGVGITLGAHQSIGFKGILLVGSPAQKEKYLPKLATGETLAAFCLTEPASGSDAASIKTLATLSPCGKHYILNGGKIWISNGGLAEIFTVFAKMPMMDEKTGQMKDKITAFIVERSFGGVTHGPPEKKMGIKASNTAEVYFENVPVPIENVLGEVGGGFKVAMAILNNGRFGMAAALSGTMKGVITQAVDHAANRVQFGSKIHTYGAIQEKLARMTMLQYVTESMAYMISGNMDSGSKDYHIEAAISKIFASEAAWEVTDECIQVMGGMGFMKGSGVERVMRDLRIFRIFEGTNDILRLFVALNGFQDAGKHLKSLQKALKNPLGNAGLLAGEITKRAKRTAGLSTGLTLQGSVHPELSHSGNLAVKAIEHFGVTVEDMLLKHGKNILHEQFVLKRVADSAIDLYAMVVVLSRASRSLSQGHASAQHEKILCETWCIEAYDRIMKNVKDLKSSSTTQVFKNMKAISAAVVENGGIVAPHPLGF